A region of Streptomyces sp. TG1A-60 DNA encodes the following proteins:
- a CDS encoding MarR family winged helix-turn-helix transcriptional regulator, translated as MNASPQPQRSERSEPDRPERPDQPLRDPVDAIIDQWAVARPDLDTTAMEVFGRVYRLSRSLGDRMEKAYARFGISRGEFDVLATLRRSGEPYTLSPRQLSATLMLTTGGMTGRLDKLERADLLRRSPDPHDRRALQVTLTDEGLRLTDEAVAAGLAVQTEALSHLDEEQTGQLADLLRTLVVGTGA; from the coding sequence ATGAACGCGAGCCCCCAGCCCCAGCGGTCCGAGCGCTCCGAGCCCGACCGGCCGGAGCGGCCGGACCAGCCCCTGCGCGACCCCGTCGACGCGATCATCGACCAGTGGGCGGTCGCGCGGCCCGACCTCGACACCACCGCGATGGAGGTGTTCGGGCGCGTGTACCGGCTCTCGCGGTCACTCGGCGACCGGATGGAGAAGGCGTACGCGCGGTTCGGGATCTCGCGCGGTGAGTTCGACGTGCTCGCGACCCTGCGCCGGTCCGGCGAGCCGTACACCCTCTCGCCCCGCCAGCTCTCCGCGACCCTCATGCTCACCACCGGCGGCATGACCGGCCGCCTCGACAAGCTCGAACGGGCGGACCTGCTCCGCCGCTCCCCCGACCCGCACGACCGCCGTGCCCTCCAGGTCACCCTCACCGACGAGGGCCTGCGCCTGACCGACGAGGCCGTCGCCGCGGGCCTGGCCGTCCAGACCGAGGCGCTCTCCCACCTGGACGAGGAGCAGACCGGCCAACTGGCCGACCTGCTGCGGACGCTGGTGGTGGGGACTGGGGCGTGA
- a CDS encoding TIGR03767 family metallophosphoesterase: MSRIRSVAAAATHPDRRAFLAAAGAVGLAAGAGFALRPETAAHAAAEVPLSNLSNRQAPAAPLAPYTRGTTLASAAAPRGTSGYRRLGDGPAWRRVVRGDLAAPRSGRENRRTALASFVQFTDLHVVDVQHPLRYEYLRARTASAWRPQEALSVAGAVSLVERVNALRGAPVTGSPLHFVMTTGDNTDNNSKTELDWFLKVMSGGRVTPNSGDPRRYEGVQNSGLKLYWQPDDALRDADKQLGFPHLDGFLAAAIREVNSPGLNVPWYSTVGNHDSLPGGCYAPGDSFFAEFAVGGRKLMTLDEQAGKALWDNVKSGGDPRGADWKAVLKAQAKHMRPVTPDENRAPFTPLEYLKAHLDPAHTGPGPVGHGYSRANVDAGTQYYAFRIADDVIGISLDSTDPGGHYEGSLGTAQLKWLERTLKESAGNGSYAIVFSHHTSKSMRNLRKDPSRPGEARHGGDEVLSLLGRHRNVLAWVNGHSHRNRVTPHPSPGGGSFWEISTASHIDFPQLARVIELVDNKDGTLSLFTTLIESAAPHATDFADLSQTGLAALYRELSYNAPGRRDTLNGTSEDRNTELVLRKG, translated from the coding sequence ATGTCGCGCATACGCTCAGTCGCTGCAGCCGCCACCCATCCCGACCGCAGGGCCTTCCTCGCCGCCGCCGGCGCGGTCGGCCTCGCCGCGGGGGCCGGATTCGCCCTGCGGCCGGAGACCGCCGCCCACGCCGCCGCCGAGGTCCCCCTGTCGAACCTCTCGAACAGACAGGCCCCGGCCGCGCCGCTCGCGCCGTACACACGCGGCACGACGCTCGCCTCGGCCGCCGCCCCGCGCGGCACCTCCGGCTACCGCCGCCTCGGCGACGGCCCCGCCTGGCGGCGGGTCGTCCGCGGCGACCTGGCGGCCCCCAGGTCCGGCCGCGAGAACCGCCGTACGGCGCTGGCTTCGTTCGTCCAGTTCACCGACCTGCACGTGGTGGACGTGCAGCACCCGCTGCGCTACGAGTACCTGCGCGCCCGGACCGCAAGCGCCTGGCGCCCGCAGGAGGCCCTTTCGGTGGCGGGTGCGGTCTCGCTCGTCGAGCGGGTGAACGCGCTGCGCGGAGCCCCCGTCACCGGCTCGCCGCTGCACTTCGTGATGACGACCGGCGACAACACCGACAACAACTCAAAGACGGAGCTGGACTGGTTCCTGAAGGTGATGAGCGGCGGCCGGGTCACCCCCAACTCCGGTGACCCGCGCCGCTACGAGGGCGTCCAGAACAGCGGCCTCAAGCTCTACTGGCAGCCGGACGACGCCCTCCGCGACGCCGACAAGCAGCTCGGCTTCCCCCACCTCGACGGCTTCCTCGCCGCCGCGATCCGCGAGGTCAACAGCCCGGGCCTGAACGTCCCCTGGTACTCCACCGTCGGCAACCACGACTCCCTGCCCGGTGGTTGCTACGCCCCCGGCGACTCCTTCTTCGCCGAATTCGCGGTCGGCGGCAGGAAGCTGATGACCCTCGACGAGCAGGCCGGCAAGGCCCTCTGGGACAACGTCAAGAGCGGCGGCGACCCCCGGGGCGCCGACTGGAAGGCCGTGCTCAAGGCCCAGGCGAAGCACATGCGTCCGGTCACCCCGGACGAGAACCGCGCCCCCTTCACCCCGCTGGAGTACCTGAAGGCACACCTCGACCCGGCCCACACGGGCCCCGGCCCGGTCGGCCACGGCTACTCACGGGCCAACGTCGACGCCGGCACCCAGTACTACGCCTTCCGCATCGCCGACGACGTCATCGGCATCAGCCTCGACTCCACCGATCCCGGCGGCCACTACGAGGGCTCGCTCGGGACGGCCCAGCTCAAGTGGCTGGAGCGCACGCTGAAGGAGAGCGCCGGAAACGGCTCGTACGCGATCGTCTTCAGCCATCACACCAGCAAGTCGATGCGGAACCTCCGCAAGGACCCCTCCCGCCCCGGCGAGGCGCGCCACGGCGGCGACGAGGTGCTGTCCCTGCTCGGCCGTCACCGCAACGTGCTGGCCTGGGTGAACGGCCACAGCCACCGCAACCGCGTCACCCCGCACCCGTCCCCGGGCGGCGGCTCCTTCTGGGAGATCTCGACGGCCTCCCACATCGACTTCCCCCAACTGGCGCGCGTCATCGAGCTGGTGGACAACAAGGACGGCACGCTCTCCCTGTTCACCACGTTGATCGAGTCGGCCGCCCCGCACGCCACGGACTTCGCGGACCTCTCGCAGACCGGCCTCGCGGCCCTCTACCGGGAGCTCTCCTACAACGCCCCGGGCCGCCGCGACACCCTCAACGGCACCTCGGAGGACCGCAACACGGAGCTGGTGCTCAGGAAGGGCTGA
- a CDS encoding sigma-70 family RNA polymerase sigma factor, giving the protein MTGNAGDAADTGADPLDAAQERRVRAVLALGGVPQSDLPDGVQQVRLRLLERAASGREAPRDVSAWVAVVASNLAMDWHRAKRRQERLGERLASLRPPAHSSGEDSSVLSLAVARGLDELPDALRQVLVLRFYADLPVRGIADELGIPEGTVKSRLHSAVRALRTRLHEDEVV; this is encoded by the coding sequence GTGACCGGGAACGCGGGGGACGCGGCGGACACGGGCGCCGACCCGCTGGACGCGGCCCAGGAGCGGCGGGTGCGGGCGGTGCTCGCGCTCGGCGGTGTGCCGCAGTCGGACCTGCCGGACGGGGTGCAGCAGGTACGGCTGCGGCTGCTGGAGCGGGCCGCGAGCGGGCGGGAGGCACCGCGCGACGTGTCCGCGTGGGTGGCGGTCGTCGCCTCCAACCTGGCGATGGACTGGCACCGCGCCAAGCGCCGCCAGGAGCGCCTCGGCGAGCGCCTGGCCTCACTGCGCCCGCCGGCGCACTCCTCCGGCGAGGACTCCAGCGTGCTCTCGCTCGCCGTCGCCCGAGGCCTGGACGAGCTGCCCGACGCCCTGCGCCAGGTCCTCGTCCTGCGCTTCTACGCCGACCTGCCGGTACGAGGGATCGCCGACGAGCTCGGCATTCCCGAGGGCACGGTCAAGAGCAGGCTCCACTCGGCGGTCCGCGCCCTGCGTACCCGCCTGCACGAGGACGAGGTGGTGTGA
- a CDS encoding S8 family serine peptidase: MTLTPQPGPRPGARRVARIAVAAGLVAALSAAGPIPMAFSADAPSTSVPGDGGVKSAHDKLGSADADLLAEAKADGAKNVTVMIATAPGKTEQVAEQLDAVKGGSVGRADDKLGYVRATVPTKSADSAISAAAKLSSVHGIDLRQDIVLDDPSPVAKTEKGAKARGTATKSYPAPSKKTPAKNPYNPSFETGAVDFVKQNRKADGRGVTIGVLDTGVDLAHPALQKTTTGERKIVDWVTATDPIADGDGTWRPMLTSVSGPTFTFGGRTWTAPSGSYSVNTFRESITAGGDAAGDVNRDGDTTDAWGVLYDAAAGTVTVDVNQNFDFTDDKPMKPYKDGYQIGYFGTDDPATEVAERQPFVVEYRKDVPMDPLGGDWVGKKSDFVNIGIISSEHGTHVAGITAANGLFGGRMDGAAPGAKIVSSRACLFAAGCTNVALTEGMIDLVATRGVDIVNMSIGGLPALNDGNNARAELYTRLIDEYGVQLVISAGNSGPGANTIGDPGLADKVISVGASVSKATWAANYGSQVIKKNQLFNFSSRGPREDGGFTPTLVAPGAAINTAQTWLPGVAVPEAGYTLPAGYQMLNGTSMASPQAAGASALLLSAAKQKGIDLTPVKLRTALTSTADHISGVQAYAEGAGLIDIVDAWKSIRAGATAHDYAVKAPVDTALDSALKTPGFGTGIYDREGGLKAGQKKTYDVTITRTSGDDRAIRHKLRLKNNRDNTFRIVGSRVVSLPLNKPVTVKVAAKPENSGISSAILEVDDWKTPGIDKQILNTVVVSAPLKYTHSASGKVQRNATKSYFVTVPEGAKTLEVAISGLKDKSQTRFIANHPYGVAVESTSSLTCYSNHLDGNGCKPDVRSYADPQPGVWEFEVESRRTSPVLHNTFKLNFAVYGANFDPEVVTVPEAKVGNPTAVSWKVNNTLAAVDGKLVGGPLGSANTDRPTIATGDTQTSTVEVPAGAGSLDVAIGNTADPAADLDLYVYDADGNEVANSADGDSEESVSIPSPTAGEYTVEVVGYSVPAGSTAYDYRDVFFSSALGEVKVAGTAVKLGTGATTTVSGEVVAAAEAPAGREFFGQVQLVNARGTAAGTGSVRIEKVTP; encoded by the coding sequence ATGACCCTCACCCCCCAGCCCGGCCCCCGGCCGGGTGCGAGACGCGTGGCGCGCATAGCCGTGGCCGCAGGACTGGTCGCCGCACTCTCCGCGGCCGGGCCGATACCCATGGCCTTCTCCGCGGACGCCCCGTCCACCTCCGTCCCCGGCGACGGAGGCGTCAAGTCCGCGCACGACAAGCTCGGTTCGGCCGACGCCGATCTGCTCGCCGAGGCCAAGGCCGACGGCGCCAAGAACGTCACCGTGATGATCGCCACCGCGCCCGGCAAGACCGAACAGGTCGCCGAGCAGCTGGACGCGGTCAAGGGCGGCTCCGTGGGCCGTGCCGACGACAAGCTCGGTTACGTCCGCGCCACGGTTCCCACCAAGAGCGCCGACTCGGCCATCTCGGCCGCCGCGAAGCTCTCCTCGGTGCACGGCATCGACCTGCGCCAGGACATCGTCCTCGACGACCCGTCACCGGTCGCGAAGACCGAGAAGGGCGCCAAGGCGCGGGGCACCGCGACGAAGTCGTACCCGGCGCCGAGCAAGAAGACCCCCGCGAAGAACCCGTACAACCCGTCCTTCGAGACGGGCGCCGTGGACTTCGTGAAGCAGAACCGGAAGGCGGACGGCCGGGGCGTCACCATCGGCGTCCTGGACACCGGTGTCGACCTCGCCCACCCCGCGCTGCAGAAGACCACCACCGGCGAGCGCAAGATCGTCGACTGGGTGACGGCGACCGACCCGATCGCCGACGGCGACGGCACCTGGCGCCCGATGCTGACCTCGGTCTCCGGGCCGACCTTCACCTTCGGCGGCCGGACCTGGACCGCGCCCTCGGGCTCGTACTCGGTCAACACCTTCCGCGAGTCCATCACCGCGGGCGGTGACGCCGCGGGCGACGTGAACCGCGACGGCGACACCACCGACGCGTGGGGCGTGCTCTACGACGCGGCGGCCGGCACGGTCACCGTCGACGTGAACCAGAACTTCGACTTCACCGACGACAAGCCGATGAAGCCGTACAAGGACGGCTACCAGATCGGCTACTTCGGCACCGACGACCCGGCGACCGAGGTCGCCGAGCGTCAGCCGTTCGTCGTGGAGTACCGCAAGGACGTCCCGATGGACCCGCTGGGCGGCGACTGGGTCGGCAAGAAGTCCGACTTCGTCAACATCGGCATCATCTCCAGCGAGCACGGCACCCACGTCGCCGGCATCACCGCCGCGAACGGCCTTTTCGGGGGCAGGATGGACGGCGCCGCCCCCGGCGCGAAGATCGTCTCCTCCCGTGCCTGCCTCTTCGCCGCCGGCTGCACCAACGTCGCGCTCACCGAGGGCATGATCGACCTTGTCGCCACCCGTGGCGTCGACATCGTCAACATGTCCATCGGCGGCCTGCCCGCGCTGAACGACGGCAACAACGCGCGCGCCGAGCTCTACACGCGCCTCATCGACGAGTACGGCGTCCAGCTGGTCATCTCGGCCGGCAACTCCGGCCCCGGCGCCAACACGATCGGTGACCCCGGCCTCGCCGACAAGGTGATCTCGGTCGGCGCGTCCGTCTCGAAGGCGACCTGGGCGGCCAACTACGGCTCGCAGGTCATCAAGAAGAACCAGCTGTTCAACTTCTCCTCGCGCGGCCCGCGTGAGGACGGCGGCTTCACGCCGACGCTGGTCGCGCCCGGTGCCGCGATCAACACCGCGCAGACCTGGCTGCCGGGCGTCGCGGTCCCCGAGGCGGGCTACACGCTCCCGGCCGGCTACCAGATGCTCAACGGCACCTCGATGGCCTCCCCGCAGGCGGCCGGCGCCTCCGCGCTGCTGCTCAGTGCCGCGAAGCAGAAGGGCATCGACCTGACGCCCGTGAAGCTGCGCACCGCGCTGACCTCGACCGCGGACCACATCAGCGGTGTGCAGGCGTACGCCGAGGGCGCGGGCCTGATCGACATCGTCGACGCGTGGAAGTCGATCAGGGCGGGCGCGACGGCGCACGACTACGCGGTCAAGGCCCCGGTCGACACGGCGCTCGACTCCGCGCTCAAGACCCCGGGCTTCGGCACCGGCATCTACGACCGTGAGGGCGGCCTCAAGGCCGGCCAGAAGAAGACGTACGACGTGACCATCACCCGTACGTCCGGCGACGACCGGGCGATCCGCCACAAGCTGCGCCTGAAGAACAACCGGGACAACACGTTCCGGATCGTCGGCAGCCGGGTGGTCTCCCTGCCGCTGAACAAGCCGGTCACCGTGAAGGTCGCCGCCAAGCCGGAGAACTCCGGCATCAGCAGCGCGATCCTTGAGGTCGACGACTGGAAGACCCCGGGCATCGACAAGCAGATCCTCAACACCGTGGTCGTCTCCGCGCCGCTGAAGTACACCCACTCGGCGTCCGGCAAGGTCCAGCGCAACGCCACCAAGTCGTACTTCGTCACCGTCCCCGAGGGCGCGAAGACCCTTGAGGTGGCGATCAGCGGGCTGAAGGACAAGAGCCAGACCCGCTTCATCGCCAACCACCCGTACGGCGTCGCGGTCGAGAGCACCAGCTCCCTGACCTGCTACAGCAACCACCTCGACGGCAACGGCTGCAAGCCGGACGTGCGCTCGTACGCCGACCCGCAGCCCGGCGTCTGGGAGTTCGAGGTCGAGTCGCGCCGGACGTCGCCGGTACTCCACAACACCTTCAAGCTGAACTTCGCCGTGTACGGCGCGAACTTCGACCCCGAGGTCGTCACCGTGCCCGAGGCGAAGGTCGGCAACCCGACCGCCGTCTCCTGGAAGGTGAACAACACGCTCGCCGCCGTCGACGGCAAGCTGGTGGGCGGTCCGCTGGGCTCGGCCAACACCGACCGGCCGACCATCGCGACCGGTGACACCCAGACCTCCACGGTCGAGGTGCCCGCGGGCGCCGGGTCCCTGGACGTCGCCATCGGCAACACGGCGGACCCCGCCGCCGACCTCGACCTGTACGTCTACGACGCGGACGGCAACGAGGTCGCCAACTCCGCGGACGGCGACTCCGAGGAGTCCGTCTCCATCCCGTCGCCGACCGCCGGTGAGTACACCGTCGAGGTCGTCGGCTACTCGGTTCCGGCCGGGTCGACCGCGTACGACTACCGCGACGTGTTCTTCTCCTCCGCCCTCGGCGAGGTGAAGGTCGCGGGCACCGCCGTCAAGCTCGGCACGGGTGCCACGACGACCGTCTCCGGTGAGGTCGTCGCGGCTGCCGAGGCGCCGGCCGGCCGGGAGTTCTTCGGCCAGGTCCAGCTGGTGAACGCGCGCGGTACCGCCGCGGGCACCGGCAGCGTGCGGATCGAGAAGGTCACGCCGTAA
- a CDS encoding EamA family transporter, with protein MTAKTSESSDSAKTSNRLTLTAVTALAPVSWGTTYAVTTEFLPPDRPLFTGLLRALPAGLLLLAVSRTLPRGVWWGKAAVLGALNIGAFFPLLFLSAYRMPGGMAAVVGSVGPLFVAGLATLLLGERPTVRTLLTGIAAALGVSLVVLKAAGALDPVGLLAALASTASMSTGTVLTKRWGRPEGVGPLAFTGWQLTAGGLLIAPVALLVEGAPPALDGRAVGGYLYLALANTAVSYCLWFRGIGRLPTTQVTFLGPLSPLTAAVLGWAALGQSLTPLQLLGMTIAFTATILGQLQPRARSTPTPPRPPGKPPAGSAPRRPADARDHQAAELSGWRLT; from the coding sequence ATGACCGCGAAGACCTCGGAGTCCTCCGACTCCGCGAAGACCTCGAACCGCCTCACCCTCACAGCCGTCACCGCCCTGGCCCCCGTCTCCTGGGGCACCACCTACGCCGTCACCACGGAGTTCCTGCCGCCCGACCGCCCCCTGTTCACGGGCCTGCTCCGGGCGCTCCCGGCGGGGCTGCTGCTCCTGGCGGTCTCGCGCACACTGCCGCGCGGGGTCTGGTGGGGGAAGGCCGCGGTGCTGGGCGCGCTGAACATCGGCGCCTTCTTCCCGCTCCTCTTCCTCTCCGCGTACCGTATGCCGGGCGGCATGGCCGCGGTGGTCGGTTCGGTGGGCCCGCTGTTCGTGGCCGGTCTGGCGACCCTGCTCCTCGGCGAGCGGCCGACCGTACGCACGCTCCTCACCGGCATCGCCGCGGCCCTCGGCGTCAGCCTTGTCGTCCTGAAGGCGGCCGGCGCCCTCGACCCGGTGGGCCTGCTCGCGGCCCTCGCCTCCACCGCCTCCATGTCCACCGGCACGGTCCTCACCAAGCGCTGGGGCCGCCCCGAGGGCGTGGGCCCCCTCGCCTTCACCGGCTGGCAGTTGACGGCCGGCGGCCTCCTGATCGCGCCCGTCGCCCTGCTCGTCGAGGGCGCACCCCCCGCCCTGGACGGCCGGGCCGTGGGCGGCTACCTGTACCTGGCCCTCGCCAACACCGCCGTCTCCTACTGCCTCTGGTTCCGAGGCATCGGCCGCCTCCCCACCACCCAGGTGACCTTCCTCGGCCCGCTCTCCCCCCTGACCGCCGCCGTGCTGGGCTGGGCCGCCCTGGGCCAGTCCCTCACCCCTCTGCAACTCCTGGGCATGACCATCGCCTTCACCGCGACGATCCTGGGCCAGCTCCAGCCCCGCGCACGGTCCACGCCGACGCCCCCGAGGCCCCCGGGCAAGCCACCCGCCGGGTCCGCCCCGCGCCGACCCGCCGACGCTCGGGACCACCAGGCTGCCGAACTCTCCGGCTGGCGGCTCACGTAA
- a CDS encoding aspartate-semialdehyde dehydrogenase has translation MRVGIVGATGQVGTVMRRILKERDFPTRELRLFASARSAGSVVDGVTVEDSATADYSGLDIVLFSAGGATSRALAEKVASQGAVVIDNSSAWRRDPEVPLVVSEVNPHAIADRPKGIIANPNCTTMAAMPVLRPLHDEAGLEALVVATYQAVSGSGLAGVAELHGQVQKVVADADRLTHDGAAVDFPEPGVYQRPIAFNVVPLAGSIVDDGLNETDEEQKLRHESRKILEIPGLKVSGTCVRVPVFSGHSLQVNARFARPISVERATELLAGAPGVALSDIPTPLQAAGQDASYVGRLRADETVDNGLALFVSNDNLRKGAALNAVQIAELVAAELSE, from the coding sequence GTGAGGGTCGGAATCGTCGGAGCCACCGGTCAGGTCGGCACGGTCATGCGCAGGATCCTCAAGGAGCGCGACTTCCCGACGCGTGAGCTGCGCCTGTTCGCGTCCGCCCGCTCGGCCGGTTCGGTCGTCGACGGTGTGACGGTCGAGGACTCGGCGACGGCCGACTACTCCGGCCTCGACATCGTCCTCTTCTCCGCGGGCGGCGCGACCTCCCGGGCGCTGGCCGAGAAGGTGGCGTCCCAGGGCGCGGTCGTGATCGACAACTCCTCCGCGTGGCGACGCGACCCCGAGGTGCCGCTGGTCGTCTCCGAGGTGAACCCGCACGCGATCGCCGACCGCCCCAAGGGCATCATCGCCAACCCGAACTGCACGACGATGGCCGCGATGCCGGTGCTGCGTCCGCTGCACGACGAGGCGGGCCTCGAAGCGCTCGTCGTCGCCACCTACCAGGCGGTCTCCGGCTCCGGCCTCGCGGGCGTCGCGGAGCTGCACGGCCAGGTCCAGAAGGTCGTGGCGGACGCGGACAGGCTGACGCACGACGGCGCGGCGGTCGACTTCCCCGAGCCGGGCGTCTACCAGCGCCCCATCGCCTTCAACGTCGTCCCGCTCGCCGGTTCGATCGTCGACGACGGCCTGAACGAGACGGACGAGGAGCAGAAGCTCCGCCACGAGTCCCGCAAGATCCTGGAGATCCCCGGACTCAAGGTCTCCGGCACCTGCGTCCGCGTCCCGGTCTTCTCCGGCCACTCCCTCCAGGTCAACGCCCGCTTCGCGCGCCCGATCTCCGTGGAGCGCGCGACGGAGCTGCTGGCCGGCGCCCCGGGCGTCGCCCTCTCCGACATCCCCACCCCTCTCCAGGCCGCCGGCCAGGACGCCTCCTACGTGGGCCGCCTCCGCGCCGACGAGACCGTCGACAACGGCCTCGCCCTCTTCGTCTCCAACGACAACCTCCGCAAGGGCGCGGCACTGAACGCGGTGCAGATCGCGGAGCTGGTGGCGGCGGAGCTGAGCGAATAA
- the malQ gene encoding 4-alpha-glucanotransferase, whose translation MSEASLARLAALHGVATSYSPSRDRTVAVPVGAVVAALAALGVDARTPEAVRAALAARERELAERLLPPTVVYWAGGELPAALAALPDGTRLRIETERGELRSTVEELPPGAHALRVTAPDGRTAEAHLVVAPPRLPAPPGRTYGLLVQLYSLLSHRSWGMGDLGDLAELTAWAGRALGAGFVQVNPLHAAVPGTPTDPSPYRPSSRRYPDPVHLRVEDVQEYARALTSADHRDRVGTLLEGAARLREAVLAKGELIDRDAVWDLKREALEVVRTVPLGPGRRAAYWDFLAEEGEALEDHATWCALAEVYGSDWQRWPTGLRDPRSAETARARGELMDRVDFHTRLAWLTDAQLGTAQRSARDAGMPVGLVHDLAVGVHPGGADAWAQQEYFAAGMSTGAPPDAFNSRGQDWGLPPWRPDRLAESGYAPYRRLLRALLRHAGALRIDHVMGLFRLWWVPRGQAPTEGTYVRYDADAMLAILVLEASRAGALVIGEDLGTVEPGVREALDARGVLGTSVLWFERDWEGTGRPLPPERWRANCLATATTHDLPPTASRLTCDHVDLRHGLGLLARSLDEERAEAAADTGEWLALLTRLGLLNGAGGGISAPCEEAQIQALHRFLLRTPARMIGLWLPDTVGDRRPQNLPGTWDQYPNWRLPIADATGRPVTLEDLAASPRLHALADVLRGRSGNEGGEAS comes from the coding sequence CTGTCGGAGGCGTCGCTGGCCCGGCTCGCCGCGCTGCACGGTGTGGCCACCTCCTACAGCCCCTCCCGGGACCGTACGGTCGCCGTCCCGGTGGGGGCGGTCGTGGCCGCTCTCGCCGCGCTGGGCGTCGACGCGCGCACCCCCGAGGCCGTGCGCGCCGCCCTCGCGGCGCGCGAGCGGGAGCTGGCCGAACGGTTGTTGCCGCCGACGGTCGTCTACTGGGCCGGCGGCGAGCTCCCCGCCGCGCTGGCCGCCCTGCCGGACGGCACCCGGCTGCGTATCGAGACGGAGCGGGGCGAACTCCGCTCCACCGTCGAGGAGTTGCCCCCGGGAGCGCACGCCCTGCGGGTCACCGCCCCCGACGGCCGCACCGCCGAGGCCCACCTCGTCGTGGCCCCGCCCCGGCTGCCCGCCCCGCCCGGCCGGACGTACGGTCTCCTCGTCCAGCTCTACTCCCTCCTCTCGCACCGCAGTTGGGGCATGGGCGACCTCGGCGACCTCGCCGAACTCACCGCCTGGGCCGGCCGCGCCCTCGGCGCCGGATTCGTCCAGGTCAACCCGTTGCACGCGGCCGTCCCCGGCACCCCCACCGACCCCTCCCCGTACCGCCCCTCCTCCCGCCGCTACCCCGACCCCGTCCACCTCCGCGTCGAGGACGTCCAGGAGTACGCCCGCGCCCTCACCTCCGCCGACCACCGCGACCGCGTCGGCACGCTGCTGGAAGGGGCCGCGCGGCTGCGGGAAGCCGTCCTGGCCAAGGGCGAGCTGATCGACCGGGACGCGGTGTGGGACCTCAAGCGCGAGGCCCTGGAAGTGGTGCGCACCGTGCCCCTCGGCCCCGGGCGGCGCGCCGCCTACTGGGACTTCCTCGCCGAGGAGGGCGAGGCACTGGAGGACCACGCCACCTGGTGCGCGCTCGCGGAGGTCTACGGCTCCGACTGGCAGCGCTGGCCGACGGGCCTGCGCGACCCCCGCTCCGCCGAGACCGCCCGCGCCCGCGGCGAGTTGATGGACCGCGTCGACTTCCACACCCGCCTGGCCTGGCTCACCGACGCCCAGCTCGGCACCGCGCAACGCTCCGCGCGCGACGCCGGCATGCCCGTCGGACTGGTGCACGACCTCGCGGTCGGCGTCCACCCCGGCGGCGCCGACGCCTGGGCCCAGCAGGAGTACTTCGCGGCCGGCATGTCCACCGGCGCACCCCCCGACGCCTTCAACTCCCGAGGCCAGGACTGGGGCCTGCCTCCCTGGCGCCCCGACCGCCTGGCCGAGTCCGGCTACGCCCCCTACCGCCGTCTCCTGCGCGCCCTCCTCCGCCACGCGGGCGCCCTCCGAATCGACCACGTCATGGGCCTCTTCCGCCTCTGGTGGGTCCCGCGGGGCCAGGCACCGACCGAGGGCACCTACGTCCGCTACGACGCCGACGCCATGCTCGCGATCCTGGTCCTGGAGGCCTCACGGGCAGGCGCCCTGGTGATCGGCGAGGACCTGGGCACGGTCGAGCCCGGCGTACGCGAGGCCCTCGACGCGCGCGGCGTCCTGGGCACCTCCGTCCTCTGGTTCGAGCGCGACTGGGAGGGCACGGGCCGCCCCCTCCCGCCCGAGCGGTGGCGCGCGAACTGTCTCGCCACCGCCACCACCCACGACCTCCCGCCCACCGCCTCCCGGCTGACCTGCGACCATGTCGACCTCCGCCACGGCCTGGGCCTGCTCGCCCGTTCCCTGGACGAGGAACGCGCCGAGGCCGCCGCCGACACGGGCGAATGGCTGGCCCTCCTGACCCGGCTGGGCCTGCTGAACGGCGCCGGCGGCGGCATCTCCGCCCCTTGCGAGGAAGCCCAGATCCAGGCCCTCCACCGCTTCCTCCTGCGCACCCCCGCCCGCATGATCGGCCTCTGGCTCCCCGACACCGTCGGAGACCGCCGCCCCCAGAACCTCCCCGGCACCTGGGACCAGTACCCGAACTGGCGCCTCCCCATCGCCGACGCGACCGGCCGCCCGGTGACCTTGGAGGACCTGGCGGCCTCGCCCCGGCTGCACGCGCTGGCGGATGTGCTGCGGGGGCGGTCGGGGAATGAGGGGGGCGAAGCCTCTTGA
- a CDS encoding NUDIX hydrolase, giving the protein MREELRVAAYAVCVRDGRLLLARWVSRDGMRKWTLPGGGMDHGEDPCDTVVREAAEETGYDVEPTALLGIDSVRRGYPRRLGTHADFHGLRIVYEARVTGGELRHEQHGSTDMAAWHPLEEVPALERVGLVDAGLRLRRERPPNGHLRPPVSC; this is encoded by the coding sequence ATGCGCGAGGAGTTGAGGGTGGCGGCCTACGCCGTGTGCGTCCGGGACGGACGGTTGCTGCTGGCCCGCTGGGTCTCCCGGGACGGGATGAGGAAGTGGACCCTGCCCGGCGGCGGCATGGACCACGGCGAGGACCCCTGCGACACGGTCGTCCGCGAGGCCGCCGAGGAGACCGGCTACGACGTCGAGCCCACCGCCCTCCTCGGCATCGACTCCGTCCGGCGCGGCTACCCCCGCCGCCTCGGCACCCACGCCGACTTCCACGGCCTGCGCATCGTCTACGAAGCCCGCGTCACCGGCGGCGAACTCCGCCACGAACAGCACGGCTCCACCGACATGGCCGCCTGGCACCCCCTGGAGGAGGTCCCGGCCCTTGAGCGGGTGGGCCTGGTCGACGCGGGCCTGAGGCTGCGGAGGGAACGCCCGCCGAACGGCCACCTGAGACCGCCGGTCAGCTGCTGA